CATGACGTTGGGCGTCTCAGCCATCGCGGCGATGACGTCGTCGGTGAAGTCACGCGGGTGCGGCGAGGTGAAGCGGACGCGCTCCAGGCCCTCGATCTTCCCGCAGGCCCGCAGGAGCTTGGAGAAGGCCTCGCGGTCCCCCATGTCGGAGCCGTAGGCGTTGACGTTCTGGCCGAGGAGCGTGATCTCCGAGACGCCTTCCGCGACGAGCGCCTCGACCTCGGCGAGTACGTCACCGGGGCGGCGGTCCTTCTCCTTGCCACGCAGCGCCGGGACGATGCAGAAGGTGCAGGTGTTGTTGCAGCCCACGGAGATGGAGACCCACGCGGCGTAGGCGGACTCGCGGCGGGTCGGCAGTGTGGACGGGAACGCCTCCAGCGACTCGGCGATCTCGATCTGCGCCTCTTCCTGCACGCGGGCGCGCTCCAGCAGTACGGGGAGCTTGCCGATGTTGTGCGTACCGAAGACGACGTCGACCCAGGGCGCCCTCTTGACGATGGTGTCGCGGTCCTTCTGGGCGAGGCAGCCGCCGACGGCGATCTGCATGCCGGGGCGGCGGGTCTTCATCGGTGCGAGCCGGCCGAGGTTGCCGTACAGCTTGTTGTCGGCGTTCTCGCGTACGGCGCAGGTGTTGAAGACGACGACGTCGGCGTCGCCGTCGGCGCCCTCGGGGGCCCGGACATACCCGGCGTCCTCCAGCAGACCGGACAATCGCTCGGAGTCGTGGACGTTCATCTGGCACCCGTAGGTGCGCACCTCGTAGGTCCGGTCAACGCCCACTTCGTCCACCGCCGCGGCCCGGTCACTGCTGTTTGTCACCCGTCCAGGGTAAGGGGGTGCCCGAGGTGGCCCCGCCAGCGGAACGGTGCGGCCAGCGAATCCCGTGCGCCACCGGCGTACCGGCTTCGGCGTTTCGGCCGCTCCTCGCCCCCGGGAACGATCTCGATTGACCCATGGAATCGCGCGCCGAATGCCCCCTTCAGGCGGTCACCCGGAGCCCTAGATTCGTCTTCATGAACAGGACGACGAACTCCGCACCCCGCTCCCACCAGCCGCTTCTCACCCGTGGCGGCGCAGCCGAGGCCCTTGCCGACGCTCCCGGCAGCGTGATCACGCTGTTCGCCGACTCGGACACGACGGGCGGCGCGCTCACCGTCAACACGGCCCGCTTCGAGAAGGGCGCGGCGGGGGCGCCCGTGCACTTCCACACCCGTGCCACCGAGTTCTTCTTCGTCGTCGACGGCACGCTCCAGGTGCTGGTCGGCGAGGAGGTACTGACCCTGGAGAAGGGCGATTTCCTCGCCGTACCGCCGCACACGCCGCACGCCTTCGCGCCCGCCCCGGACGCGACCGCGGAGGTCCTGGTCGGCTTCACGCCGGGCATGGACCGGTTCGACTACTACCGGCTGCTCGGGCGCGTCCACGACGGCGAGGCGACCGTGCAGGACATCAAGGACTCCTCGGAGGAGTACGACAACCACTACGCGCGCAGCCAGGCGTGGGACGAGCGCGTCTGACGTCCGTACGGAGGCGACGGCGCCCGGCCGGATCAAGCCGGTCGGGTCCGGGATGGTTTGACCGTTGAAGTCGGGGGTACGGGCTGTGGGCTGCGCCCAGCGCCGGGCCTGGGGAGGTCTGAGGTGCTGGTCAACCCGGTCCCCCGGATCTGCGAAGAACGTGGGACCGGGGCGCAGTCCTCTCGTCGCGGAACCGTCCGACAGCCCTGTGAGCGGCGCGGAGCGCTTGTTCCGCGCCATCTCCTTCTCGTTGTAGGTGCTCCGATGGGCCGGCCGTCCGCGGTGGACCCAAGCCGGTGAGGGCAAGGCCTGGTCTTCACGGTGCGTGAGCTGGCAGGATCACCGCATGTTCCCCCTTCCGCCCCGTATGAGCCGTCGCACCGCCTTCGTAGGAGGCGTGGCCGCCCTGGTGGTGGCCGGGCTGCTGGCGTGGTGGCTGGTGCCGCTCGGGGAGAAGACACCGAGCGGGTCCCTGAAGTTCAGTACGGGCGTGACGAGCGGGGTCTATCAGCGCTACGGGGACCTCCTGAAGGAGGATCTCGCCAAGGATCTGCCGAATGTGTCGATAGGGCTGCTGACCAGCGAGGGGTCGCAGGAGAACATCTCGCGCGTGGCCACCGGGAAGGCCGACTTCACGATCGCCACGGCCGACGCGGTCGCCAAGTACCAGCGGGACAACGGGCCGGGGGCCGACCGGCTGAGGGGCTGTGCGCGGCTCTACGACGACTACGTACAGCTGATCGTGGCGAAGGACTCGGACATCAAGTCCGCACGGGACCTGCGCGGCAAGCGTGTGGGCGTGGGGCAGGAGGGTTCGGGGGTGCGGCTGATCGCCGACCGTCTGCTGGCCGCGGCCGGGCTGCATCCCACGAAGGACGTGACGGCGGTCTCGGCGGGCATCGACACCATGCCGGGCCGTCTGGAGTCGGGCGACCTGGACGCGTTCTTCTGGTCCGGCGGGCTGCCCACCGCCTCCGTCCAGCAGTTGTCGGAGCGCTTCGACATCCGGCTG
This window of the Streptomyces niveus genome carries:
- the miaB gene encoding tRNA (N6-isopentenyl adenosine(37)-C2)-methylthiotransferase MiaB, whose protein sequence is MTNSSDRAAAVDEVGVDRTYEVRTYGCQMNVHDSERLSGLLEDAGYVRAPEGADGDADVVVFNTCAVRENADNKLYGNLGRLAPMKTRRPGMQIAVGGCLAQKDRDTIVKRAPWVDVVFGTHNIGKLPVLLERARVQEEAQIEIAESLEAFPSTLPTRRESAYAAWVSISVGCNNTCTFCIVPALRGKEKDRRPGDVLAEVEALVAEGVSEITLLGQNVNAYGSDMGDREAFSKLLRACGKIEGLERVRFTSPHPRDFTDDVIAAMAETPNVMPQLHMPLQSGSDTVLRAMRRSYRQERFLGIIDKVRAAIPHAAISTDIIVGFPGETEEDFQQTMHTVREARFANAFTFQYSKRPGTPAADMDGQIPKEVVQERYLRLVALQEEISWDENKAQVGRTLDVMIAEGEGRKDGATRRLSGRAPDNRLVHFTAPDQEVRPGDVVTVDITYAAPHHLLAEGPTTRIRRTRSGDAWERRNAAPPEPTGVLLGLPSIGVPPPLPAATGGCSVV
- a CDS encoding cupin domain-containing protein, with protein sequence MNRTTNSAPRSHQPLLTRGGAAEALADAPGSVITLFADSDTTGGALTVNTARFEKGAAGAPVHFHTRATEFFFVVDGTLQVLVGEEVLTLEKGDFLAVPPHTPHAFAPAPDATAEVLVGFTPGMDRFDYYRLLGRVHDGEATVQDIKDSSEEYDNHYARSQAWDERV
- a CDS encoding TAXI family TRAP transporter solute-binding subunit → MFPLPPRMSRRTAFVGGVAALVVAGLLAWWLVPLGEKTPSGSLKFSTGVTSGVYQRYGDLLKEDLAKDLPNVSIGLLTSEGSQENISRVATGKADFTIATADAVAKYQRDNGPGADRLRGCARLYDDYVQLIVAKDSDIKSARDLRGKRVGVGQEGSGVRLIADRLLAAAGLHPTKDVTAVSAGIDTMPGRLESGDLDAFFWSGGLPTASVQQLSERFDIRLVPLDDALVDRLHQTARVATRYYRSAVMPADAYKKAQDGTAVPTVAVANLLVTTDRIDPELTEGFTRTVIKSRDRIGKKVHPAQLVDLRTAIYTDPLRLHEGALRYYQSVKP